The proteins below come from a single Nitrospiraceae bacterium genomic window:
- a CDS encoding anhydro-N-acetylmuramic acid kinase, which translates to MIVVGMMSGTSADGVDAAVVDIRGTGHRLKSVLLKHVGRPYAPRLRQRILQVCEQGTVEQICHLNVVLGEVFAKTALLAIKHSGISPQRVALIGSHGQTIHHRPAAIYEPGIGQIRSTLQIGDPHVIAERTGITTVSDFRARDLAVGGEGAPLTPYVHALLFAQKHLTRMVVNLGGIANVTLLPRGGNLAAVRAFDTGPCNMLLDGLVAMETKGMAGFDRGGRLAMKGQVDKGLLRWLLAHPYVSRRPPKSTGREMFGEEYIQRVWAQAKRRHLAISDLLATSCRFIAQVIHQAQKWTREVPDELVFGGGGVRNARLWSELSSVFDPFPVMRMDECGASSQAFEAQAFAVLAYQTLKGVCANLPKVTGARHSVILGTVTPGIHGLP; encoded by the coding sequence ATGATCGTTGTGGGGATGATGTCAGGGACATCGGCGGATGGGGTGGATGCTGCAGTTGTGGATATTCGCGGAACTGGACATCGTCTCAAGAGTGTGCTGCTCAAACATGTTGGTCGTCCGTATGCTCCCAGGCTCCGACAACGAATTTTACAGGTGTGTGAGCAGGGAACCGTTGAGCAGATCTGTCACCTCAATGTGGTCCTGGGTGAAGTATTTGCTAAAACCGCGTTGTTAGCCATCAAGCATTCCGGCATTTCTCCTCAACGAGTGGCGTTGATCGGCTCGCATGGTCAAACGATTCATCATCGGCCGGCCGCGATCTATGAGCCTGGTATTGGGCAGATCCGGTCGACACTCCAAATTGGAGATCCCCATGTGATTGCGGAACGTACCGGCATCACGACTGTTTCGGATTTTCGAGCCAGAGATCTGGCGGTCGGTGGAGAGGGAGCTCCATTGACTCCTTATGTCCATGCCCTTCTTTTTGCGCAGAAACATCTCACACGAATGGTGGTCAATCTGGGAGGGATTGCGAATGTGACCCTATTGCCCCGGGGGGGGAACCTGGCAGCGGTTCGGGCGTTTGATACAGGCCCCTGCAATATGTTGTTGGATGGATTGGTGGCTATGGAGACAAAGGGGATGGCCGGATTTGACCGGGGTGGTCGTCTTGCCATGAAGGGTCAGGTGGATAAGGGCTTGCTTCGTTGGCTGCTGGCACATCCCTATGTCTCTCGAAGGCCTCCCAAATCCACTGGGCGTGAGATGTTTGGAGAGGAGTATATCCAGCGTGTGTGGGCTCAGGCGAAGCGTCGCCATTTGGCTATTTCTGACCTCTTGGCGACAAGTTGCCGGTTTATTGCTCAGGTGATTCACCAGGCGCAAAAGTGGACGAGGGAAGTCCCTGATGAGTTGGTGTTTGGCGGTGGAGGGGTGCGAAATGCCCGGCTCTGGTCAGAACTGTCCAGTGTGTTCGATCCCTTTCCCGTGATGCGCATGGATGAATGTGGGGCATCCAGCCAGGCCTTTGAGGCGCAGGCCTTTGCGGTGCTGGCGTATCAAACCCTGAAGGGTGTCTGTGCCAATCTGCCTAAGGTCACGGGTGCTCGCCATTCGGTTATTTTGGGGACGGTCACTCCCGGTATTCACGGACTTCCCTAG
- a CDS encoding GNAT family N-acetyltransferase — MLAHTDVAISAWDGSRLVGFGRVLTDFIYRASIWDVIVDRAYQDRDIGKGIIQRILTHPKLERVELFWLCTRRYQGFYASLGFSDKEQTGMVWDRGKHIAPPTKLLNG, encoded by the coding sequence ATGCTTGCTCATACGGATGTGGCCATTTCCGCCTGGGATGGCTCAAGACTTGTCGGGTTTGGGAGGGTGTTGACGGATTTTATCTATCGGGCTTCGATTTGGGATGTGATCGTGGATCGGGCCTATCAGGATCGGGATATTGGTAAAGGGATTATCCAGCGAATTTTAACGCATCCCAAGTTGGAGCGGGTGGAGTTGTTTTGGCTTTGCACCAGGCGCTATCAGGGGTTTTACGCGTCTTTGGGATTTTCTGATAAAGAACAGACTGGTATGGTCTGGGACCGCGGCAAACATATAGCTCCTCCCACGAAATTATTGAATGGGTAG
- a CDS encoding BolA family transcriptional regulator: MMTFEELSTQLQQALGDAEVSVLDRTGTMDHFTVKVISNAFEGKNLLDRHRMIYQALDAPMKDGRIHALEIQAKTRNEAQGG; encoded by the coding sequence ATGATGACATTTGAAGAGCTGAGCACTCAACTTCAGCAAGCCCTGGGCGATGCCGAAGTTTCAGTCCTTGATCGAACCGGTACCATGGACCATTTTACCGTCAAAGTCATTTCCAATGCCTTTGAAGGAAAGAATTTATTGGACCGCCATCGAATGATTTACCAAGCCCTAGACGCGCCCATGAAGGACGGACGCATTCATGCACTAGAAATTCAGGCCAAGACCCGCAATGAAGCCCAAGGAGGATAA
- a CDS encoding glutaredoxin, whose translation MSTPIEDEIKREIAQHKILIYGKGTKTAPQCGFTVETMEFFNKFGYPYELINALPNPEKREALSKMTNWPTLPKVFINGQFYGDTDVLGPMEEKGELQPLLKAAFSDQAT comes from the coding sequence ATGAGTACGCCCATTGAAGATGAAATTAAGAGAGAAATCGCCCAACACAAAATTCTCATTTACGGGAAGGGCACCAAGACTGCCCCACAGTGCGGATTTACCGTGGAAACCATGGAGTTTTTTAACAAATTCGGCTATCCCTATGAATTAATCAACGCCTTGCCAAATCCTGAAAAACGGGAGGCTCTTTCTAAAATGACCAACTGGCCGACATTGCCAAAAGTTTTTATTAATGGCCAGTTTTATGGGGATACGGATGTCTTGGGTCCGATGGAAGAAAAAGGGGAATTGCAGCCACTTCTAAAAGCAGCATTTTCCGATCAAGCCACCTGA
- a CDS encoding tetratricopeptide repeat protein yields the protein MMTWSSAQGSHLTLPGSQDLSHGDESDSQPFIRQLEKINNYIPPQAQPERQNVTSSKVEDSALPTNPLRPSPIGLKPIESQQSHSPPSKNPIHIAVLLHNNDNQDQANAGWRSLLNGRPEDAIAAYQKSLRTDPESAEAYLGMGMALKSLGFINHAKDAIQQALELNPRLSSALVHLGYLYADGHIVPSDPKAAHRLFRQASQLGDPFAGIALLDLQARSRPQS from the coding sequence ATGATGACCTGGTCTTCCGCCCAGGGAAGTCATTTAACCCTCCCTGGGTCCCAAGACCTGAGTCACGGAGATGAATCGGACTCTCAGCCATTCATCCGGCAACTAGAAAAAATCAACAACTATATCCCTCCCCAGGCTCAGCCTGAACGCCAAAACGTCACCTCATCAAAGGTTGAGGACTCCGCTCTGCCTACCAATCCCCTTCGCCCTTCGCCCATCGGACTCAAGCCTATAGAATCTCAGCAATCCCATTCCCCTCCATCTAAGAACCCCATACACATCGCAGTCCTGCTTCACAACAATGACAATCAAGATCAGGCGAATGCAGGTTGGCGGTCGTTGCTGAATGGTCGGCCGGAAGACGCGATAGCGGCTTATCAAAAATCCCTCAGGACCGATCCCGAATCAGCCGAGGCGTACCTCGGCATGGGCATGGCGCTGAAAAGTCTGGGCTTTATTAACCATGCCAAAGATGCCATTCAACAGGCGCTTGAACTCAACCCTCGTCTCTCTTCAGCACTCGTACATCTGGGATACCTCTATGCAGATGGCCACATCGTCCCTTCAGATCCCAAAGCCGCTCACCGGCTTTTCAGGCAAGCATCTCAACTCGGAGATCCATTTGCCGGCATCGCACTCCTAGACCTGCAAGCCCGCTCACGGCCGCAATCCTGA
- a CDS encoding prepilin-type N-terminal cleavage/methylation domain-containing protein — protein MPKNLFRPLHRSQGFTLVEMIGVLAIIAILIALLLPKIFTLIASSKASSLAAAVRTYETAVAKYYGDIGTIWPLNAAGTPAQENGGNSATVTSLGARLTLDASDPLNTGANQWSRFRGPYLEKFNTNTPPGLGTTMYMPAQTAVALGTATTGTNVGWDLKGDDGNSDLPTGARVAYLRVDGVSDTEFNEIDGVIDAGIGTSLTERQLRGRVKYNPGNDRLYIYLTHQ, from the coding sequence ATGCCAAAAAATCTATTCCGGCCGCTTCATCGTTCCCAGGGATTTACCTTGGTGGAAATGATCGGGGTATTGGCTATCATCGCCATACTGATTGCCTTGTTACTGCCAAAGATTTTCACTCTGATTGCGTCCTCCAAAGCCAGTTCCCTGGCTGCCGCTGTAAGAACGTATGAAACTGCCGTCGCAAAGTATTATGGAGATATCGGAACCATCTGGCCTCTCAATGCCGCTGGAACTCCGGCACAAGAGAACGGAGGGAATAGCGCCACCGTAACCTCTCTTGGAGCTCGTTTAACACTCGACGCCTCCGATCCGTTAAATACCGGAGCGAATCAATGGAGCCGATTCCGAGGACCCTATCTGGAAAAATTTAATACCAATACGCCTCCGGGATTGGGCACCACCATGTACATGCCGGCGCAAACGGCAGTTGCACTCGGGACAGCGACGACAGGAACGAATGTAGGTTGGGATCTGAAGGGTGATGATGGCAACAGCGATCTCCCCACTGGAGCTCGAGTGGCCTATCTCAGAGTCGACGGAGTGTCCGATACGGAATTCAATGAAATTGATGGAGTCATCGATGCCGGTATCGGTACAAGCTTAACCGAACGCCAATTACGCGGACGCGTGAAATACAACCCGGGTAATGATCGCCTGTACATTTATCTTACACATCAATAA
- the tadA gene encoding Flp pilus assembly complex ATPase component TadA, with translation MPTTPTPPTAARPLLGTSLLQDGWITQEQLDLAVRETKRKGVMLGQTLIGLGFITEKVLAHYLAEGTQTGLVDLSTIFIPPDIVNLIPYDIATQFQVLPLSKQGNVLNLAMADPLNIVAVDTIESRIGLNVHTHTAPAQELIEAIERHYAHRESIKQLLDELMVKGISDLGEDGSRVAPMIRLCNQLITAAIQSRVTDIHVEPDEYYLRIRMRIDGILTQEILIPKPLQAPITARFKLMANLDLTEKRTPQDGRIPFTLGTRRIDLRVSTLPTNFGESIVLRILDKGALKLEFLALGFTPSDQSRIQSLIQRPHGIILVTGPTGSGKTTTLYTALRHVDAKEKSVFTLEDPIEYQMPLIRQTQVNPDIGMTFAAGLRALLRQDPDVILVGEIRDQETADLAMRAALTGHLVFSTLHTNDALGAIPRLIDMGVEAFLLASALTAIIGQRLVRCICPECKVERTDASTVLADLRVELPGHIPPTLWTGTGCHACGQSGYKGRAGIYEIIQISEELHGPIVHGPDMAGIRAIIRRDRMPTMFDDGLMKALQGITTLEEVLRVTGG, from the coding sequence ATGCCAACCACACCCACACCTCCCACAGCCGCACGGCCTCTTCTCGGAACGTCTCTCCTCCAAGACGGCTGGATCACTCAAGAACAATTGGACTTGGCGGTCCGCGAGACGAAGAGAAAAGGGGTCATGCTCGGCCAAACCCTCATTGGCCTGGGATTCATTACCGAAAAAGTCCTGGCCCATTATCTCGCTGAGGGCACCCAAACCGGCTTAGTCGACCTCTCCACGATCTTCATCCCACCGGACATTGTCAATCTCATTCCCTATGACATCGCCACCCAGTTTCAAGTCCTCCCTCTTAGCAAACAGGGAAATGTGTTGAACCTGGCTATGGCAGATCCATTGAATATCGTCGCGGTGGATACCATTGAAAGTCGGATCGGGCTCAACGTCCATACCCACACGGCCCCTGCCCAGGAATTAATTGAAGCCATCGAGCGGCACTATGCGCACCGGGAATCCATCAAGCAACTGCTTGATGAATTAATGGTCAAAGGGATCTCTGATCTCGGGGAAGACGGAAGCCGGGTGGCGCCGATGATTCGCTTGTGCAATCAACTCATTACCGCCGCCATTCAATCACGGGTAACAGATATCCATGTCGAGCCGGATGAGTACTATTTACGGATCCGAATGCGCATTGACGGCATTCTCACCCAAGAAATTCTCATTCCAAAACCCCTTCAAGCGCCTATTACCGCTCGGTTTAAACTCATGGCCAATCTTGATCTCACAGAAAAACGAACTCCCCAGGACGGCCGGATCCCCTTTACCTTAGGCACTCGCCGGATTGATCTTCGTGTGTCGACCCTCCCAACCAATTTTGGAGAAAGCATTGTCCTCCGAATTCTGGATAAAGGGGCGTTGAAGTTAGAATTCCTGGCGCTGGGGTTTACACCCAGCGACCAATCGCGCATCCAATCCCTGATCCAACGTCCCCATGGCATTATTCTGGTGACGGGTCCCACAGGAAGTGGAAAGACCACGACGTTATATACGGCGCTCCGTCATGTGGATGCGAAAGAAAAAAGTGTATTTACACTGGAAGATCCGATCGAATACCAAATGCCTCTCATTCGCCAAACACAAGTCAATCCAGACATCGGCATGACCTTTGCGGCCGGACTTCGTGCCCTCCTTCGACAAGATCCTGACGTCATTCTTGTTGGTGAAATCCGCGACCAAGAAACGGCCGATCTGGCCATGCGCGCGGCCTTAACCGGACATTTGGTTTTTTCCACACTTCACACCAACGATGCACTAGGGGCCATTCCCCGTTTAATCGACATGGGTGTGGAAGCCTTCCTCCTCGCCTCCGCCCTGACCGCGATTATCGGACAACGCCTCGTTCGGTGTATTTGTCCCGAATGCAAGGTTGAACGGACAGATGCCTCCACTGTCCTTGCGGACCTTCGAGTGGAATTGCCAGGACACATTCCCCCGACGCTCTGGACCGGAACAGGATGCCACGCATGCGGCCAGAGCGGCTATAAAGGCCGAGCAGGCATTTACGAAATCATCCAGATTTCGGAGGAACTACATGGGCCTATCGTGCACGGCCCGGATATGGCAGGCATTCGGGCAATCATCCGGCGGGATCGGATGCCAACGATGTTTGATGACGGACTCATGAAAGCCCTTCAGGGAATCACCACTCTCGAAGAAGTGTTAAGGGTGACCGGTGGCTAA
- a CDS encoding type II secretion system F family protein: MANFQYRAIDAHGKPVEGEMAAPDLFHLERQLQDMGLWLVRTLESKPKSLARTTQKRGRVKPRDLMEFSTHMFTLLEAGIPLTQALKSLSIETPNLHLRTTLQAIFQQVEAGNTLHDAMKQHPRIFPPQITNLVHAGEDSGTLTETFKELERYLDWVDQIRGDVRQATIYPSIVMAAVIGLLVLLFTFVIPRFVPILEGLHVPLPTITIFIITLSELFVGSWWLWSSLLLLGPIVWIVGRKSLPGFAHWRDRMILQLPVLGELIRMLTISKFVQNFAVLYRAGIPVLQSLQLCQGLVGNSVMERALQDTQRAVAEGSTINESLSRHPVFPPMVIQMISVGEATGTLPHTLMNVANYYNREIPRRIKKVFGILEPLITLGLIAIVGIVALSLFMPMMSLMGGIH, from the coding sequence GTGGCTAATTTTCAGTACCGCGCCATCGACGCCCATGGGAAGCCCGTTGAGGGAGAGATGGCGGCGCCGGATCTTTTCCACCTGGAACGCCAACTTCAGGACATGGGACTCTGGCTCGTGCGCACACTGGAATCCAAACCGAAGTCCCTTGCCCGAACCACTCAAAAAAGAGGGAGAGTCAAACCCCGCGATCTCATGGAATTCTCCACACACATGTTTACACTCCTCGAGGCCGGCATTCCCCTGACCCAGGCTTTAAAAAGTTTGTCGATCGAAACACCCAACCTTCATTTGCGTACGACCTTGCAGGCAATCTTTCAACAAGTCGAGGCCGGAAACACCTTGCATGATGCCATGAAGCAACACCCCAGGATTTTTCCTCCTCAAATTACCAATCTGGTGCATGCCGGAGAAGACAGTGGCACCTTGACCGAGACCTTCAAAGAATTAGAACGATATCTGGATTGGGTCGATCAGATCCGTGGAGATGTGCGTCAAGCCACGATTTATCCAAGCATCGTCATGGCAGCGGTAATCGGATTACTGGTCTTGCTCTTTACGTTCGTTATTCCACGATTTGTCCCCATCCTGGAAGGTCTACATGTGCCGCTTCCGACTATCACCATTTTTATCATCACCCTCAGTGAACTCTTCGTCGGGAGCTGGTGGCTCTGGAGTTCGCTCCTCCTGCTCGGCCCAATAGTGTGGATCGTGGGGCGAAAATCCCTTCCGGGCTTTGCTCACTGGCGGGACCGCATGATCTTACAACTCCCCGTCCTGGGAGAACTTATCCGGATGCTCACGATATCCAAATTTGTTCAAAATTTTGCCGTCTTGTATCGAGCCGGCATCCCTGTTCTGCAAAGCCTGCAATTGTGCCAGGGCCTGGTGGGCAATTCTGTCATGGAACGGGCACTACAGGACACGCAACGCGCCGTGGCAGAGGGCTCTACCATCAATGAATCATTAAGCCGTCACCCGGTCTTTCCCCCAATGGTGATTCAAATGATCTCGGTCGGGGAAGCCACCGGGACATTACCCCATACACTCATGAATGTGGCGAATTATTATAATCGGGAAATTCCCCGCAGAATCAAAAAGGTTTTTGGCATTCTCGAGCCCCTGATTACTCTGGGATTAATTGCAATCGTGGGAATCGTCGCATTATCACTCTTTATGCCCATGATGAGTTTAATGGGTGGAATCCATTGA
- a CDS encoding type II secretion system protein, which translates to MARPNDFPIQAIGLQTASIPFETTWRPGTSLRFIQFDNRNTIGKIGQKFSALFETSRCLSPNGFTLVEMIGVLAIIAILASLIAPNVIHQLAAVKREAEDEQLATIARGIELYVRQTRSFPPTLTALSPDFVAAALGQLTTNPNGFLRYYFVQPNISGFTNSTGLSTTALGDARFMVITHLSQNVNPAITNDAEFDTWWSTDETGTPDLKIRRGHVGHLFHLLSLSANGAGGSYAVDGSPTDSGGSMLVPHTRYHFLGTTISLDEANTFSVPEIQFTLTTEAGFQFDPDCATGSKWRINNSGCYSP; encoded by the coding sequence ATGGCAAGACCCAATGACTTTCCTATTCAGGCTATAGGGCTTCAGACGGCCTCGATCCCATTCGAGACAACCTGGCGTCCCGGCACAAGCCTCCGGTTCATTCAGTTCGATAACCGGAACACCATTGGAAAAATTGGTCAGAAATTTTCCGCATTATTTGAGACCTCACGATGTCTTTCTCCAAATGGATTTACGCTTGTGGAAATGATCGGCGTCCTGGCAATTATCGCCATTCTTGCCAGCCTCATTGCGCCAAACGTGATTCATCAACTGGCCGCCGTGAAGCGGGAGGCGGAGGATGAACAATTGGCGACAATTGCTCGGGGAATTGAACTCTACGTCCGGCAGACCCGTTCATTTCCGCCAACACTTACTGCGCTGAGTCCGGATTTCGTCGCGGCCGCTCTAGGACAACTCACCACCAACCCTAATGGATTTCTTCGCTATTACTTCGTGCAACCCAATATCAGTGGATTCACCAACTCCACAGGTCTCTCCACGACGGCCTTGGGGGACGCACGATTTATGGTCATTACCCATCTGTCCCAAAATGTGAATCCCGCCATTACCAACGATGCCGAATTTGATACCTGGTGGAGTACCGATGAAACAGGAACACCGGATCTAAAAATTCGTCGCGGGCACGTCGGCCATTTATTTCATCTCCTCAGCCTCTCTGCCAATGGGGCCGGAGGCAGTTACGCGGTGGATGGGAGCCCGACTGATTCCGGTGGCAGCATGCTTGTGCCGCATACTCGCTATCACTTCTTGGGAACCACGATTAGTTTGGACGAAGCCAATACATTTAGTGTTCCAGAAATACAATTCACCTTGACCACCGAGGCCGGATTTCAATTCGACCCCGACTGCGCGACAGGATCCAAATGGCGAATCAACAATAGCGGTTGCTATAGCCCCTAA
- a CDS encoding secretin N-terminal domain-containing protein — translation MRHNTTVIPQTSVISSRPSNEALIRCGARFFQSLALLGMFSLWGCTVANPDADRAFSDANTTQTAQRLSLSSDLAAPSVNNPQATFSLEDRMLLTSDLPKPPTPPPAPSLGPLYSFRAQDLPIIDALALFARSNHLNIVAGPDITGAVTVDFHHLPLEQAMSAILEAHGYYWEHHQNLIQVRQFKSKTMNIDYIRLVRGGAGQNRAQLNSGSSGSGSGGTQDAGQITVNQQDEIKFWEELEKQIQTLMSKDGRLVLNRLSGTIQITDWYKRVDEIEYFLKKVHQALYRQVEIEVRIYEVNLNDNYSLGIDWSKINFLGSSGNIAIANIIAPPFVPFGGFAFKAATTTISFADGSFDGVLKALQEQGDLRVVSQPRVVTLNNQPALIKVATDQPFFTQTIAQGTSGTGNIVTEQARSVTVGLVLSVTPQISEDGWIMMDITPIISRLRDIATSPNETSTAPVLDVKQSSGLVRLKNGEMVIIGGLIQEESSETERKVPILGDIPYLGRLFKGTYTVKTKSELVIFLTPKIVQS, via the coding sequence ATGCGCCACAATACCACCGTGATTCCTCAGACCTCCGTGATCTCCAGTCGACCGTCTAACGAGGCATTGATCAGATGTGGGGCGCGATTTTTTCAAAGCCTAGCTCTTTTGGGCATGTTCAGCCTATGGGGATGCACCGTCGCTAATCCAGATGCAGATCGGGCATTCTCAGATGCCAACACCACTCAGACTGCACAGAGACTTTCCCTAAGCTCAGATTTGGCGGCGCCATCCGTGAACAACCCTCAGGCAACATTTTCCCTGGAGGATCGCATGTTGCTCACCAGCGATCTCCCCAAGCCTCCGACACCGCCGCCTGCCCCTTCCTTGGGACCCTTATATTCATTTCGTGCACAAGATCTGCCGATCATAGATGCCTTGGCATTGTTTGCACGAAGTAACCATTTAAATATTGTGGCCGGACCGGACATCACCGGCGCCGTTACGGTGGATTTTCATCATCTGCCTCTGGAACAGGCGATGTCGGCCATTTTGGAGGCCCATGGTTATTACTGGGAACACCACCAGAACCTGATCCAGGTGAGGCAATTCAAATCCAAAACCATGAATATCGATTACATCCGGCTCGTCCGGGGAGGAGCCGGACAGAATCGCGCCCAACTCAATTCCGGATCATCCGGCTCCGGTTCAGGAGGAACCCAGGATGCGGGACAAATTACTGTCAACCAGCAGGATGAAATCAAATTCTGGGAGGAACTCGAAAAGCAGATTCAAACCTTGATGTCGAAGGATGGACGTCTGGTCCTTAATCGTCTTTCCGGAACGATTCAAATTACTGACTGGTACAAGCGTGTTGATGAAATCGAATACTTCCTTAAGAAGGTGCATCAAGCTCTTTATCGGCAAGTCGAAATTGAGGTCAGAATTTACGAAGTCAATCTTAACGACAATTACAGTTTGGGCATTGATTGGTCCAAAATCAATTTTTTGGGGTCTTCTGGAAATATCGCCATCGCGAACATTATTGCCCCACCCTTCGTCCCCTTTGGAGGGTTTGCCTTTAAGGCGGCAACCACCACGATTTCCTTTGCTGACGGAAGCTTCGACGGCGTCCTCAAAGCTCTCCAGGAACAAGGTGACCTGCGCGTGGTGTCCCAGCCCCGGGTCGTCACCCTCAATAATCAACCAGCATTAATTAAGGTCGCCACGGATCAGCCATTTTTCACCCAAACCATTGCCCAAGGGACCTCAGGCACCGGCAATATTGTGACCGAGCAAGCTCGATCGGTGACGGTGGGATTGGTCCTTTCCGTCACACCTCAAATTTCCGAAGATGGATGGATCATGATGGATATCACTCCGATTATCTCCCGGCTTCGTGACATTGCCACCTCCCCTAACGAAACCTCTACTGCTCCGGTTTTAGATGTCAAACAATCCTCCGGGCTGGTTCGTCTCAAAAATGGAGAAATGGTGATCATTGGTGGTCTCATTCAAGAAGAATCGTCGGAAACTGAACGCAAGGTTCCGATACTGGGAGATATTCCTTATCTCGGCCGCCTGTTTAAGGGGACGTACACCGTCAAAACCAAAAGTGAATTGGTCATCTTTTTAACTCCAAAGATTGTGCAGTCTTGA
- a CDS encoding AAA family ATPase — protein sequence MTTLDLSLCYQELGFSEPPFRLTPDTDFFFPGSHHLEALNHLRFGIASGGLTMLTGEVGLGKTLLCRHLLRHPPTGVRFAYLMNPDQSYSDLLVSIYEDLTGTLPEDQSLGALQRELPKLLLRLALEGERVVVLVDEAHRLSGKVLEGLRLLSNLDTEKDKLMCLLLVGQPELEQKLATRAFRPLRQRISVRYRLKSFTWQETRAYIQHRLHIADARHRFHVSAGVLWLIYAWSRGVPRRINQLCDRALLAAYAQGRHTVTPMMIWRATKEFLP from the coding sequence ATGACGACACTCGATCTTAGCCTCTGTTATCAAGAGTTGGGGTTTTCTGAACCCCCATTTCGCCTGACGCCGGATACCGATTTCTTTTTTCCCGGCAGCCATCATTTGGAAGCATTGAACCATCTCCGATTTGGCATTGCCAGTGGTGGGCTCACCATGCTGACAGGAGAAGTGGGTCTTGGCAAAACCCTGTTGTGCCGGCACCTGCTTCGCCATCCGCCGACCGGGGTCCGGTTCGCTTACCTCATGAACCCGGATCAGTCCTATTCTGATTTACTTGTATCCATTTATGAAGATTTGACCGGAACACTGCCTGAGGATCAGTCCCTCGGGGCCTTACAACGGGAACTGCCTAAGCTGTTGCTCCGTCTGGCCTTGGAAGGAGAACGGGTCGTCGTATTGGTGGACGAAGCCCACCGGCTCAGTGGAAAAGTCCTGGAAGGACTTCGGCTTCTGTCCAATCTGGATACCGAAAAGGATAAGTTGATGTGTCTCCTGCTGGTTGGACAACCGGAGTTGGAGCAAAAGTTGGCGACTCGGGCCTTTCGACCATTGCGACAACGCATTAGTGTTCGTTATCGCCTTAAATCATTTACCTGGCAGGAGACGCGGGCGTATATCCAACATCGACTGCATATCGCCGATGCCAGACACCGTTTTCATGTTAGTGCAGGAGTCCTCTGGCTCATTTATGCTTGGAGTCGAGGAGTCCCGCGCCGCATCAATCAACTGTGCGACCGGGCTCTGTTAGCCGCTTATGCTCAAGGCCGACATACGGTGACTCCCATGATGATCTGGCGAGCAACCAAAGAATTTCTTCCGTAG